The sequence below is a genomic window from Glycine max cultivar Williams 82 chromosome 20, Glycine_max_v4.0, whole genome shotgun sequence.
AGGCTAACAAGATTTGTCTTGGGATTGTTGATGAATCAAGTTTGGAAAATTGTATGGTGCGCCAGGGTATGGGCCTTATGGTGCCATAGAAACAACATAATTTTTCGCCATCAATTACTTGACTTGGAATCTATCATGGaggtaataaaatataagttttgGGCATGGTTGGAGGCCAAATTTAAAGGTTtttcatttctcttattttgaGTGGTATTCAAATCCTTTGTCTTGTATACAATGTTTATGATGGATGGGAATCATTGTAATGGGGAGGGAAATGAGATCAGAAGGCTTAAGTCGGGTCTAAAATGGTGCTAGCTAGATGAATATCAACATGTGATATGCGATATGGTGAATGTATGTGCAGTTACGTTTACCGGTACCACTGGTAACCTTATAAATAAATCTCTTTTGGCTGATgaaaaaaactttcaaaattCTATGCAACTTTCTTGAAGAAATTTCTAGCAAAGGCTAATGCAATAGTAGATTATGTTATTTGATTCTCGTAGATCAAGTAGTTAGGATGAGTGAGGAATCGTCTCACTATCAAACTTCAAAACATGCTTAACAAACAACATTAAGAGGCAaattctgaaaagaaaaaaaaaaaacaaaaagatggaagacgttataatgttttttaaatttatatttgtaaaaatatttgcaAATAAATTGTACAAATTAACTAATGATGTCATTAGAAAAGTACTATAGTCAGTGATCTATTTCTTATAATAGGTTAAGACAACGGTAAAAGATTCTCATCAATTCatcatatttttgtataaagGCTTCCTTAAGATCCTGCTGTAGATTATGCAGAAAAAAGTTGTATATAACCATATCAAAATCCGATAAGATAATATCTAATGAAAATTAGTATCACACtatttcattataattatcatGTTAACTTGTTTTATaaagacaataataataataaataaataaaagaaaataacaattttataaattaattttatatcatcattaatttatttatagattttgcTATTCTTCATCaatattataagagatataagtgaaaattaaaataataattattttgaaataatttatttctgcTATAGGATCATTATAATGGAATAGAGGAAGTAAGTTTTTAGAAATAttgcaaaaacataaaattgagGAGGAGAATccttatcaaaattatttaaccaatattgaaattaaaaaagattacaacattaattaataaaaaaaaacaaatgaataagGTATAGGcaaagaaaatgtattttagaAGGAATGGGCCAAATGGGCCGGGCGTGCAtctccaaaaaaaaacttgtatatttaaaagtaaaggAGAGATAAAAAGTAAGAATATTTAAgtaaacttaataaaaaaaaagtggaagaggtatatataataatgattAGAGTTATATTTACCAATTtccaaattaaatatatctCCCATCATTTGAATTTAGTTGacatctaattttaattttaaaattttaaatatgattaaattaatcatGTGTTTTTTGCTAATGTGAAAATCTAAATAAACACCTAAATTTAGAAAGTGGGTCTTTCCAGCTTGCAGCTTGCAGAATCTGATTGATGGGGGCAGAGTATCCCTAGACATGATAGCATGCTAAGAATGCTGGAATCGCATAATTTCGCGGGTCTACCTTCTGCCTTCAATGGACCTGCCCTTTTTACACCATGACATCATTATTAGTTGTCACGTACGTTTAAACCGAGTGTAGTAAAgatgaaattattgttttagaaGTGAAAGTATTTTTTAGGTGTTTTTGCTTTAATTAGTGCATTTGagataaaagtttaaaaattggtgtaattttcatatttttatattctattttaattcaaatatttcccTTTTTTCATTCCAATTTATTTTCACATCTCTTCTGTTTCTCTAAAACGGACTCTTAATTTCTATCAAGTGAAATCCAATCAAATTCTTATGCTATAACATGCAttctaaatgaataaaaaacacacattttaatataaagtttataattaaaattcacttaaaaattgaatcttatttgtatttaataatttaaattaattttatcgaaatgtaaatatattgatacttaattattttggttGGTGGAAATCCTACTTTTTTTTGGAACCAATGGAACTCctacttataaataaaaaataaaaatcctgaCCGCTATAGAATGATGATATTAGTCCCATTAGGTTATACTTACCTAGTTATTTATCGAAATACGTAGTTTGTTGTATGCATAAATgcgattatttttttacaatgaaaAGGCACTTCTGTTAATGAGAAGATTTACACCAGCAATCAAATAGATGGGATATCTGGTGAGGGGTTTCCTCAATCGAGAAATACTCCCTAAAAAGAAAAGTTAACTTAGCTAAGCCATAAACTACTGAATTTGCAGATCTTCTAGTGAAGAATAATCCTAGCCACATAAGACAAATCTCGATGGTTGCTCTTTTTTCACATAGTCTGTAGAAGTTGGCAGTCAGCTTCAAAACAAGTATTCATGAAACAAATGACAGCTGCTAATTGAAGGCTAGAGCCTATGCCAGAataggtttttatttttatctttttaattcacaaatattaattattaaaatgttagcttttattagtagaaaaaaatgaacttatgattttattttctttttttttttaattatttaatctattttatatCTATGTGAAAATAAGATCCTAACATGCTGGGGAAAAAATTGTTGTTGTTACAAAGGGATGCCCATGTTGATATCTAAAAATGACTCCAATTCTTGTGCCTATAGCTTCTCCCTTATTGACATTTACGGATAAGTATTATAATCATAATTCTAATTTTCATACATGGGCAAATACCCATTTTGTACATGAAAATGTTGATGgtaaatcaatttttgaaatatgaaaaatttaaattcactcTTTTTGAATATGTGAAAAATGTGATAGATTAGTTTGATCGTTAAATTtgtaagattattttattattaaattataatgtttaataattaatttataataaattatatttttttaaacactattttgttattatatatatatactctgaaaaataatttataatgtgtaatatccgttaaaatgaatatttgtcACCGCCTCACgtacaataaattatataaataaagtttagaaatttaaattgttatttcCATTACCATTTAACCGTAAATGTCAATTCAtggaaaatttgtttttaagagAATCCACTTCTGTTAGTTCTAACCTTGATCGtcaacttgaaaaaaaataatattcgtAGCATATATTTTCCTTTTCGTTGTTCCAGAATTCAACGTAATTTACTGCCTTCTTTCACGTAGATACTTGCGCTTAATTAATCTAAACAGTACGAATCTTAATGTTGAATATGTGTTAGTGTATAGATGAACCTTTTGGTTTTTATAGTTATAAATCTGTGGGCTATGGAGATTCAAACTTCGAAGCTCCAGTAACTTGGTGACGGATGGGACACGGTTTTTATTGAAAGATATTTTCGTTAATCGCTTTTGTTACAATTTGGGTTCTTTTTTTAACGACCCAAAATAATAAGAGGTTATTCTATGAGTCAGCAAGATATCTATGGATGATAAGACGAGACTGAAAAACCTTATCATCAGCACTTTCTAGCTAGTGCTTTCAAATCTTTATTCATAAATATCGAGTTTATCTTAGTTTCTGTCAGTGAAAAAATATGTGTGAACAAAAATGTCATGGAATTACTTCTTGAACCAGAGAGAATTTAGAACGAAAGGGAAATTCGTTGTAAAGAATGTCATACTACTTGCGTTATGGCACTATATGTTGAATGATTGAAGCTACCCTTAATTAATTGGACAATTTATGTCAATAAAGGAACATGTCCGATTTCCAAAGGCATGGGTCTCCGCTATCTGCATCCTCTTTTAGCATATTTGTGATTACATAtactttaagagaaattttttttatcttgaaataattaatattttagcttTCCAATCTAAATTTTTccagttatatttttataatatatattaatagtcaacaacaaaatctaaaaataagttaatgataatacaatattaattttataaaattattattctattttatttatgttttattttttcttggttCGTAGGATTACAATTATTTTAAGACCAAATGAATAgtataaaatctttttatactgttaatatataattattttttcaaaaaataatattataaagacgttataaaaatattttatatataatataactttttattttatttatcacgTGACAGACAAATTAACGGTGagttgtttaaacttaaaagaataatttttaaataaatgttctttatataagtattttttaaaaaataaatatgatgtatttcttaaaataagataacactattttttaagtaaaataagtgcataaaaaaataaaaaccatttgttttattaaaataaatacttattccagtaaataaatataaacaaattcacGAGTTATTAATACTGCCAGAGAGGTGTTGGTTCATTTCCAAATCTTGGGTCCTAAGTGAACCACGCCTATATTAGCTGTCGCCGTAAATCCAAAAAAATGTGTGAACACAAATGTCAAGGAAACAGTATTAACAATTCATTGGCACTGTCACAGGGAAagttttacaaataaataatgagTGCTCCAAAAAGAAAACTAAGGGACAATACTTCACTGGAGCATGACCATGATTACTGTCCTATTGTTAAAGCTCATACCATTAAGTGGGGAGAATTTGGGGACCACTTAGGACGAAGATGACTTCTATCAATATCTGCATGCTAACCCTGCCCTTCTTTAAGATTTTGATTCTCACTTTAGGTGCCATCAGTCCCACGCCATGGCACACATCTAATTGGAAAATAATGATTCAAGTATTGTAATTGCATCAAACATGTATATATCCAAActtttttagttatattttttatataatttgtttactttttttaaaaaaataattatactaacaatttttttttactttatttaaaactaGAATCCAACCTGTGCATACGCACAGATTGCTTGATTaagacaaaatttcaaaatttgatattcATTTCATAAGAGATAATATGATCATAATTATCCAAATTATAATGCAAATTAATTTGGCATCATCATCTACAACTAATCAACTTGTCCAGCATGATAAGAACTCAAATAACCTTAATTTCATAGTAGTTTCACTTTCTAGACAACAATGCAATTACAAAAGAATTCTTTTATATCTATCATGCAGCTGCTCCAGGACGCAAATTCTGGTGATGCCAATATAACACTGAGTGAATTCTTGCTCTCCTGGAAAGATCAGTGGGGTAACTAATGGAATGAATGGAACAAAAAGTATTAAAAGGCAAACAATAGAAGTGTATGTCAGCATCGAACAAGGGATCAGTATAGACACAACAAAAAGAAACTCACTGTAATCTATCTTGTAAGTTTAGGAACAGAAACATTACTTatctatgtttcatgatttaaTCATGAGGTTCaaacataataaagaaaataaatgtttaaaactaaaaggggttaaaaagaaaaaaagaaagtgtaattaaattgagaattgaaattttaaataagtcaaataatttttttttataaacacatGGCATCAtgtcaattataatataaattattccatatttatatttgtcaggtcacataataataagttgattgttaatttccAGTTAaacaacttaaatttaaaagataatgcAAAAGAATAAGACTCACCACCATCCCTATGACAATTTTCTTATTGCCATTCAAACTAAGAAACTATAGAAGAATAAAgactacataataataatagtagtaataataataataataataataattcatgaaaaaaatttaaaaattaaattcaagtgAAAAATGAGAGGAACACTAACATCTTAAAATCCTGTGGTTGTCCTGACCTACGCATGATGGAGAGAATGGATCACAAAAGAGATAATGTAGAGAAGGGATCACAAAAGAGATAATGTCATGTATGTCTGTCATTTGTAAcgtatgataataataataataataataataataataataagatataGGAAAATAATGATTGAAGTATTGTAATTGCATCAAACATGTATATATCCAAActtttttagttatatttttttactttattcaaaatttgatattcATCTCATAAGAGATAATATGACCAGAATTATCCAAATTGTAATGCAAATTAATTTGGCATGGAAGAAAGACTAACTACTTATATACTATCATCTACAACTAATCAACTTGTCCAGCATGATAAGAACTCATGAAATAACCTTAATTTCATAGTAGTTTCACTTTCTAGACAACAATGCAATTACAAAAGGATTCTTTTATAACTATCATGCAGTTGTTCCAGGACGCAATTTCTGGTGATGCCAATGTAACACGGAGTGAATTTTTGCTCTCCTGAAAAGATCAGTGGGGTAACTAATGGAATGAAtggaacaaaaattattaaaaggcAAACAATAAAAGTGTATGTCAGTACTGAATAAGAGATCAGTATAGACACAACAGAAAGAAACTCACGGTAATCTATCTTGTAAGTTTAGGAACAGAAACATTACTTatctatgtttcatgatttaaTCATGAGGTTCaaacataataaagaaaataaatgtttaaaactaaaaagggttaaaaagaaaaaaagaaagtgtagttaatttgagaattgaaattttaaataagtcaaataattttttttataaacatatgGCATCAtgtcaattataatataaattactctatatttatatttgtcagatcacataataataagttgattgttaatttacacttaaacaacttaaatttaaaagataatacaaAAGAATAGGACTCACCACCATCCCTATGACATTTTTCTTATTGCCATTCAAACTAAGAAACTATAGAAGAATAAAgactacataataataataataataataataataataataataataataataataattcatgaaaaaaatttaaaaattaaattcaagtgaaaaatgagaggaacactaataataataataagatataGGAAATAAAGTTTGTCtttgtttcattattattattattattatatagctTTTATTCTTCTATAGTTTCTTAGTTTGTTTTCTAAttagggaaaaaataaaaaggattagGGAAGTAAACTTGAgaattattttgcttttgttttattattattattattattattattattatgtaggctATGCTCTTTTATAGTTTCTTAGTTTGTTTTCTaattagggaaaaaaataaaaaggattaggaaacaaaatttgagaattattttgattttgttttattattattatgtaagtTCTGTTCCATCGTAGTTTCttagtttgttttttaatcagaaaacaaataaaaaagattataatcaaaaagcaaataaaaaagattagagaagaaaataaatcgTAAGGCTAATATCTCAActctatgattaatttttttccttgagacacaaaaatcaaaagttatGAACTAAGCAAGAAtaaccacaaaaaccatgaagaattaacaaaataaatccTATCTTCAAGTAGATGTATATAGCTCTGTACAGACCATCATGATTTGGTCCAGCAAAATCAGGAATGGACTGTGATTAGAAGCAGAAATACAGAGTGCAAAGAATAGAATTTTATAATGGTAGCTATAGAGCTTCAGATATTTCTCTCCATTTAACACTTTCTTCAACAAAGAATCAGGAACCCGAGAAATGTAAGAGCCATATCTCTTATCTGTCTCAGTAATATTGGCAtaccttaaaaaaaagtaaaataaaacaaaaataggatCACATCTATCAAATTATTGCACCAGATTTCACAAACAACCTCAAAACACTCAAAATTggaaggagaaaagaaaaagaaaggatgaAGCACAATACTGAGAATTGAGAACATCATTAACTATTAGCAAATATACTTGGGCTTTAATATCCTTGTCCAACGCCGAAGACCCCCCTTCCTCTTTGTTCACATATTCTAGATCTATCCCATTAATTATCCAAAGATTCTCCACTATTTGTCTACAGAGAGGTTGGTCCCTTCATTGCCACTAAATGCATGCCTTCCTATTTCCTTTGTTTTGATGACCCTCTCATGAACATCAGTAGTAAACATGAAAGAATGGAATTGCaccaaaaaaaatgcatttttttgttttattttttagaagaataaaaaggaagaaattgcACCAAAAAAAGTCACATgtcaaaagagaaataaaacaaatgacaaCTTCCAAGATTAAATTGATAGtatatttattgatattgatttatattttatcttttatatatatatatatatatattactcaaTACTTACAAAAATTACTTTGCTTAATTTCTTGGATCATCCAgtactcattttttttcctaacaaaggaaatcaatttTTTCCACGTTGTCCCTCATCCAACAATGCATACTTCCAACTGTTCTCCTCAATGAAGTTCTTGCCTGTGTGACCTTCGATAATGTCCTTCCTCAAGTTGGTAACCCTGTCAATCACAGCCTGCACACATTTTTCTTACTAAATGTAGTATACTATCAGTCACTACATgatcatattttcaaaaataaatattgtctcTGTCAATTTTGCTTCCCTTCAAGCTATAAATGTTGAGTAAAAACTTACCATCCAAACATGAAGTCAAGGCCCCTACATGCAGCATCTTGATCAGATTTCTCTTTAGAAACCAACACATACCAGTCAGAATTCAAGGTAATCCCTATTAAAACCTTTTGAGATGCCAGCATAcacacttttaaatattttgtcaatttAATTACTAACAGCAGAAAATAGGAGAAAGTGATAagatattcttaaaataatggATTATCATGTTCACTGGcattaaaaaaactcaatttttaaaatttaattatgtacatcatccttttcaatttttaacaaCCATACTTTAATCTTATCTtcttttaaattctatttttttattttttttaaaagatactatatatatcatatatgaattttaaaaccaaattcAATTGTCTTGCAGGAAGAGAAGGCTTTTCCCGCTATGTCACACTCACACCTCAACAGCTTGTCTTCTAACTGCTCCAGCTCCATGGAATTGGAGATTGGAGCTACTCATACAGACACTTGGTACATAtgctatataataatatttacctTTCATTTGTATATTACTATATTCTTATTTAGGCTTCATTTGTTGTTTCTTAGAATGCTAATGACTGACACCATTAGTTCTACTtgtttgtgaattgtgatcTTAGAATGCTAATCACTGACACTGGGCATAACTTCATCATCACCAAATAAACTGCATTTAAGCTTCTCCTCAATAGTTCGCCCAACTTTACCACTTCCAACAAACTCCTCCTCATCAGACAGCCCAAAGGGCTCCTCCTCGGTATCCCTCCTGCCTTTTTTCAGCTGCTTAAACTTTTTGCTTTCCttatgaattataaaaattattttcaataaatttttatatatagcaTGGTATTTATCCACTGAAAgccaacattaataaaaaaaaaattgaaacacatgtacaaaaaattcaaaaccttcCGACGATGAATATTGATATTATTGTCCTCCAGCAATTCATAATCATCTTCATCAAGGACATACTCCTCCCTAAAATAGTGAGATTAATTTGTCAaatatgaatgttaacatcattGATGTTTAAAATTTCAACCAAGTATAGAGAAaagcaaataataaaaaaaaattcaatccaatGTCGATCTCCCTCCAAAGGGACACATAATGAACCAAGGGGTACCAGAGAAAAAAGGAAGGGCAGAAGCTAGCCATGCacatttttgaactttttttaaaaaaattgaagacagATTTATATGTAAGTATGTCATTCAAACAACATGTGAATAGTTTTAAGGAAAATACCTATCAGCTACTTGATGCAAGTgattatcaaataaatacacATAGACACATACAAATATATCTAAATTAACTTTAACCACAAACAGAGGTAAAGAATACATTAGTGATAAAAACAgactttttcttcctcttctttttcttctgtgGCTCATCATCGGATTCTGCTCTATCTTCTTTCTCATCCTCCTCTTCGTCCTTATCCATTATAAACCCATCATTTTCATATTCATCCTGTCCTTCTGAAGcgaggaggaaaagaaaaagaggatcAGCAAGAATAATAAAATGGCATAAAGCCCATGAAGGGATAATCCTATGGACATTATTATTGGCTACAGAAAATAAGAAACCATCTTAAATATCACATTCGTAtaagcaaaaacaaaatcaaaaacagcaaaacaaaaaaaagaacaaaatgctAAACTCAATCACATTGCATTTACCATAGGCAATCAGAACACCGACCAGGTGCAAACCTGCCATTTGCATAGCCATTCTTGCTCACACTCCTCAGTTCATTCAAAGTAATCCAATGTTTCACCCTATTGTCAAATTCCTTGAAGCAAAGTTTAGCATAGTCCCTAAAATCATCTCTGCATGTTcatatgaattatatatgtttatcaTATCATTAGATTTGCTAAAAATTTCTCTCAACATTCGTACAATGGAAGGAAACTGATTTCACTTACACAATGTGAGGACTTAAAAAACCACCATACTCATCCTCTAAGGCTTGGGGAACGTCCCAATGGAAAAGGATCACATACGGATGCAGACCTGCATGATTTATGGTGATTATATATGATTAACAACCATATGGATAAGATACTAATCCAATGTAAAGAGTTATAGAAATGAATATTAATGAATTATGACCATTAGCCATGAGTTCATTGATGAGGTTGTTGTAGTAGTTTACTCCATGGTTTACACCTGCACTAAGCTTTCCTTTTGCAAATGatttataagaaattaataatagttGCTATGGAACacaaactaagaaaaaaaaaattatttgggtGGAATTTCAACAAAACTTGACTTACTTGGTAGTACCCTTAGAAGCTGCatctttaaacatatttttcgaACTACACTACCTCAAATAAGACTCTAATACaatattataaatctaaaacTGAAAATTGCTTGACAAACATCTAACCTATATATGGGTAGTGGAGATGGAGATTTCCCTATGATAAAGAAACTATCTGGttgtggtatatatatatatatattatatatatatatatatatacccatTGTTCAcgctcaaattttaaattttataacactAAGGCGTCTACAACATCAACACCTCACTGTCAACAGGTGAAAAATTAGCGCAATTGAAACACTACCTTCAGTTACAGTCGAAGGAATTCCACCCACAAAAATCTTCTTCGTTCGAAAGTCTTTTGAGTTCCAGCCAGCAGCCTCCCTCGGTATCGTCTGCTTAATCTCCACCTACAAACAAAACCATTCAATGCATCAGCTTTCATTTCCCTTTTGTTCTGTTCCCTCCTTTAAGTCTTTAATAATCAATACTAaaaaagattcaaaattcaaacgcGTGTCAATTATCACCGGCTTGCCATTGATAATGTGCGTGTCCTCAATCACTGTATCTACCAAAGTGCTTGATGAATTGCGCTacacaaaattattaaaaaaaaatagttaattacaCGAATGCTCA
It includes:
- the LOC102662416 gene encoding transcription elongation factor SPT6 homolog, translated to MAMQMAGLHLVGVLIAYEGQDEYENDGFIMDKDEEEDEKEDRAESDDEPQKKKKRKKKEEYVLDEDDYELLEDNNINIHRRKVLNFLYMCFNFFFINVGFQWINTMLYIKIY